Proteins encoded in a region of the Novibacillus thermophilus genome:
- a CDS encoding ACT domain-containing protein: MPDETFFLVRSDILPETMMKVVEAKELLETRQVETVGEAVKRVGLSRSAFYKYKDGIHPFNAMTKEKIVTVSMNLEHRSGVLSKVLSYVARVGGNVLTINQTIPLQGLANVAMSVDTVQMEQGMTQFLEGLQEVDGVRKAFVVGRSETL; the protein is encoded by the coding sequence ATGCCGGATGAAACATTTTTTTTAGTGCGTTCAGACATTTTGCCCGAGACGATGATGAAAGTAGTAGAAGCGAAGGAACTGCTCGAGACGAGACAAGTGGAGACGGTCGGTGAAGCCGTGAAACGCGTTGGGTTGAGCCGGAGCGCTTTCTACAAGTACAAGGACGGTATCCACCCTTTTAATGCCATGACGAAAGAAAAAATTGTAACAGTGTCCATGAATTTGGAACACCGGTCGGGGGTGTTGTCGAAAGTGCTCAGCTATGTGGCGCGCGTCGGCGGAAATGTGCTGACCATCAACCAGACGATTCCGTTGCAAGGACTAGCCAATGTGGCCATGTCAGTGGATACCGTGCAGATGGAACAGGGAATGACGCAGTTTCTAGAAGGGTTGCAGGAAGTGGACGGTGTAAGAAAGGCATTTGTCGTCGGAAGAAGTGAAACGTTGTAA
- a CDS encoding homoserine dehydrogenase, whose product MDKQTVKVGLMGLGTVGTGVVRLIEGHQEDLRKQTGCNIVIEKILVQDKGKERNVSVPPEKLTDNPRDILHHKDIDVVIEVIGGIEAARTYVTEALLNEKHVVTANKDLMALHGVELLHVAEEQGCDLLYEASVAGGIPIIRTLVEGFASDRITKVVGIVNGTTNYILSKMSQEGATFAAVLKEAQQLGYAEADPTADVAGLDAARKMAILGTLAFRMNVSLEDVDVAGISSVTPEDIEYAKQLGYEMKLVGIAEDDDGTIDISVQPTMIPQEHPLASVNGVFNAVYVYGEAVGETMFYGPGAGELPTATAVVSDLVNVVKNMRLGVNGRGTVAPYREKRVKTAEQRYAKYFLRLHVADRAGVLAKITQLFAAHDISLEKVLQVPHNGGHEAEIVIVTHSASKDGFERVVEQMQQLDVVHDVKSSYRVEGSD is encoded by the coding sequence ATGGACAAACAAACTGTTAAAGTTGGCTTAATGGGCCTTGGGACAGTGGGAACGGGTGTCGTGCGCCTGATTGAAGGCCACCAGGAAGATTTGAGGAAACAGACTGGCTGCAACATTGTCATCGAGAAAATACTCGTTCAGGACAAGGGGAAAGAACGCAACGTGTCTGTACCCCCTGAAAAGCTGACGGACAATCCGCGCGACATACTGCACCACAAGGACATCGACGTTGTCATCGAAGTCATAGGGGGGATTGAAGCAGCGCGGACGTATGTGACAGAGGCGCTTTTAAACGAGAAACACGTGGTGACGGCCAATAAGGATTTAATGGCGCTGCACGGGGTTGAGCTGTTGCACGTGGCGGAAGAACAAGGTTGTGATTTGTTATACGAGGCGAGTGTCGCCGGCGGCATTCCCATCATTCGCACACTTGTGGAAGGGTTCGCCTCGGATCGGATTACGAAAGTCGTCGGGATTGTGAACGGAACGACGAATTACATTTTAAGCAAAATGAGTCAGGAAGGCGCTACGTTTGCAGCGGTATTGAAAGAAGCCCAGCAACTCGGATATGCTGAAGCAGATCCGACAGCCGACGTCGCAGGCCTGGATGCTGCGCGCAAAATGGCGATTTTGGGGACGCTCGCCTTCCGCATGAACGTGTCGCTGGAAGATGTGGACGTTGCAGGCATATCAAGTGTGACACCGGAGGATATCGAGTACGCCAAACAGCTCGGTTACGAAATGAAGCTCGTCGGGATTGCAGAAGACGATGACGGCACGATTGACATCAGTGTGCAGCCGACGATGATCCCGCAAGAGCATCCGTTGGCTTCTGTGAACGGCGTCTTTAATGCCGTGTATGTATACGGGGAGGCCGTGGGAGAAACGATGTTTTACGGACCGGGTGCGGGGGAACTGCCGACTGCGACTGCTGTCGTGTCTGACCTCGTCAACGTCGTCAAAAACATGCGGTTAGGAGTAAACGGTCGGGGAACGGTAGCCCCGTACCGCGAGAAACGGGTAAAAACGGCGGAACAGCGCTATGCCAAATATTTTTTGCGCCTCCATGTTGCGGATCGCGCCGGAGTGTTGGCTAAAATTACACAGTTGTTTGCTGCCCATGACATCAGTTTGGAAAAAGTTCTGCAAGTGCCACACAACGGAGGACACGAAGCGGAGATCGTGATCGTGACACACAGTGCCAGTAAAGACGGATTTGAGCGCGTAGTAGAACAGATGCAGCAACTGGATGTCGTTCACGATGTTAAAAGCAGTTACAGAGTAGAAGGAAGTGATTAA
- the thrC gene encoding threonine synthase, producing the protein MWQGLLRHYRSYLPLTDDTPLITLLEGNTPLIYAERLSDMLEAEVYFKFEGLNPTGSFKDRGMVMAVAKAMEEGSRTIMCASTGNTSASAAAYAARAGLRCIVLIPNKKIAVGKLAQAVIYGAEVIAIDGNFDQALKFVREITSSYPITLVNSVNPYRIEGQKTAAFEVCDALGEAPDILAIPVGNAGNIAAYWKGFKEYRERGKTDTLPKMWGFEAEGAAAITKGQVIEHPETVATAIRIGNPASWEKAAAAATESAGFIGMVSDEDILEAYRFMAAEEGVFAEPASAASVAGVLKQHREGKLQPGDRVVCVITGNGLKDPDTAIDAVSVTPKVVSGNLSEVLQAIGVERGDVDA; encoded by the coding sequence GTGTGGCAAGGTTTGCTGAGGCATTACCGCTCTTATTTACCGCTGACAGATGACACACCGCTCATCACATTGCTGGAGGGAAATACGCCGCTCATTTACGCGGAGCGCCTGTCCGACATGTTGGAGGCAGAAGTGTACTTTAAATTCGAAGGGTTGAATCCGACAGGTTCCTTTAAAGACCGTGGCATGGTCATGGCAGTAGCGAAGGCAATGGAAGAAGGCAGCCGTACGATTATGTGTGCGTCCACGGGGAACACGTCGGCTTCCGCTGCAGCTTATGCAGCCCGTGCAGGCCTCCGCTGTATCGTATTGATTCCGAACAAAAAGATTGCGGTCGGCAAACTGGCGCAGGCCGTCATTTACGGGGCAGAGGTGATTGCCATCGACGGAAATTTTGATCAAGCGCTGAAGTTTGTGCGCGAGATCACGTCATCTTATCCCATCACCCTTGTCAATTCGGTCAATCCCTATCGAATTGAGGGACAGAAGACAGCGGCGTTTGAGGTGTGTGACGCTTTAGGAGAAGCTCCGGACATTTTGGCGATTCCTGTCGGCAATGCGGGAAATATTGCGGCCTACTGGAAAGGGTTTAAAGAGTACCGGGAACGGGGAAAGACGGACACGTTGCCGAAAATGTGGGGGTTTGAAGCGGAGGGAGCAGCCGCTATTACCAAAGGACAGGTTATCGAACATCCGGAAACGGTGGCGACTGCGATTCGCATCGGCAATCCAGCGAGCTGGGAGAAAGCAGCGGCGGCTGCGACGGAATCCGCGGGTTTCATCGGCATGGTGTCCGATGAGGACATATTGGAGGCGTACCGGTTCATGGCGGCTGAGGAAGGAGTATTCGCAGAACCGGCTTCTGCCGCATCGGTGGCTGGCGTGCTCAAGCAACACAGGGAAGGCAAATTGCAACCGGGAGATCGCGTCGTTTGCGTGATAACGGGAAACGGTCTGAAAGATCCAGATACGGCCATTGACGCCGTGAGTGTGACACCGAAGGTCGTTTCGGGGAATTTGTCTGAAGTGCTGCAAGCAATTGGTGTGGAAAGAGGGGACGTCGATGCGTGA
- a CDS encoding homoserine kinase yields the protein MPQFELPTKRARSALPEKIPFKDAVLSSSKANVLTAALITGRWDLLDAAMCDLLHQPYRAQFIPGMTDILNTARDHGALGIALSGAGPTLLAFTREKTKLTRYLKDAFTRYGVPVSILHLKPWDTGAVVRLTEPRQTCTVLRKRDNRPITTSEGASS from the coding sequence GTGCCCCAGTTCGAACTGCCGACGAAACGCGCCCGCAGCGCTTTGCCGGAGAAGATCCCGTTTAAAGACGCCGTTCTCTCGAGCAGTAAAGCAAATGTGCTCACGGCCGCACTCATCACAGGACGCTGGGATTTACTCGACGCAGCGATGTGCGATTTACTGCACCAACCGTATCGCGCCCAGTTTATACCGGGGATGACTGACATTCTCAATACAGCGCGGGATCACGGCGCGTTAGGAATCGCTTTAAGTGGGGCCGGTCCGACCCTGTTGGCCTTTACGCGTGAAAAAACAAAACTGACGCGCTATTTGAAGGACGCTTTCACCCGTTACGGTGTTCCGGTGAGCATTCTCCACCTGAAACCGTGGGATACAGGGGCTGTGGTCCGATTGACAGAACCTCGACAAACGTGTACAGTGTTGAGAAAACGAGATAACCGCCCGATCACAACATCTGAAGGAGCTTCTTCATGA
- the pheA gene encoding prephenate dehydratase gives MKRKAAYLGPKGTFTQEAAQYLLPASQYEFIPFKTIPDCINAVDNKSVDLGVVPVENTIEGSVNLTLDWLVHQVDIPITGELVYPISQHLLVHQSQRDLPLKAFEKILSHPQAVAQCQLFLRENLPQAEIEYANSTAEAAQVISEHPTKPWIAIGNKLAKDIYELSLRAESIEDNGNNFTRFIVIGQELKNGSRDVPYKTSVLVTLPEDFPGALHQVLAVFAWRKINLTRIESRPTKKGLGSYHFFIDIAMDAENVLMQGALAEIEALGCGIRLLGSYPCFAYTQKANSVTR, from the coding sequence ATGAAACGAAAGGCAGCTTATTTAGGACCGAAAGGCACGTTTACGCAAGAGGCTGCACAATATTTGTTACCTGCCAGCCAATATGAGTTTATTCCGTTTAAGACCATTCCGGATTGCATCAATGCCGTCGACAATAAATCCGTCGATCTCGGCGTCGTGCCGGTTGAAAACACGATAGAAGGGTCCGTGAACCTCACCCTCGACTGGCTCGTGCACCAAGTGGACATCCCGATAACAGGAGAACTTGTATACCCGATCTCGCAACACTTGCTCGTACATCAGTCGCAACGGGATCTTCCGCTTAAAGCGTTCGAAAAAATTTTGTCACACCCCCAAGCGGTCGCCCAGTGTCAGTTGTTTTTGCGCGAAAACTTGCCGCAAGCAGAGATTGAGTATGCCAACAGTACGGCTGAAGCAGCTCAGGTGATCAGTGAGCATCCGACAAAACCGTGGATTGCCATCGGAAACAAGTTGGCAAAAGATATTTATGAATTGAGTTTGCGCGCCGAATCAATTGAAGACAACGGAAACAACTTTACGCGTTTTATTGTCATCGGGCAAGAGTTGAAAAATGGAAGCCGAGATGTCCCCTATAAAACGAGTGTGCTCGTCACACTCCCGGAAGATTTTCCCGGAGCCCTTCATCAGGTGTTAGCCGTGTTCGCCTGGAGGAAAATTAACTTGACGCGCATCGAATCGCGTCCAACGAAAAAAGGACTAGGGAGCTATCACTTCTTCATCGATATTGCCATGGACGCCGAGAACGTTTTAATGCAAGGGGCTTTAGCAGAAATAGAGGCGCTGGGCTGTGGCATTCGTCTACTCGGATCTTATCCGTGTTTTGCCTACACCCAAAAGGCAAACTCTGTCACCCGTTGA
- the ilvE gene encoding branched-chain-amino-acid transaminase, producing MEERWVYMDGEFVKKEEARISVFDHGFLYGDGIFEGIRVYNGNIFRLREHLVRLYESAKSILLEIPHTLEEMEKLVVEAVRKNKLRDAYIRLVVSRGVGDLGLDPTKCHKPSVVIIVDQVTLYAKELYENGLEIVTVPTRRNVPDALNPKIKSLNYLNNVLVKIEANRAGVGEALMVNADGYVAECSGDNIFTVKRGVVYTPPTYLGALEGITRQAIIDICDRVGYTVKEEPFTRHDVYVSDEVFLTGTAAEVIAVVNVDGRTIGSGKPGPVTQHLLSEFRKLVEVEGVKAFESMTRSVG from the coding sequence GTGGAAGAGCGGTGGGTTTACATGGACGGGGAGTTTGTTAAAAAGGAAGAGGCACGTATCTCGGTATTTGATCACGGATTTTTGTATGGAGACGGAATCTTCGAAGGCATTCGCGTATACAACGGCAATATCTTTCGCTTAAGAGAGCACTTGGTGCGGTTATACGAATCGGCGAAGTCTATCTTGCTCGAAATCCCCCACACACTGGAAGAGATGGAAAAGCTCGTCGTCGAGGCCGTGCGCAAAAATAAACTGCGCGACGCCTACATTCGACTAGTCGTGTCCCGCGGGGTCGGCGACTTAGGACTGGACCCGACGAAATGCCATAAACCGAGTGTCGTGATCATCGTGGATCAAGTCACACTGTATGCGAAAGAGCTGTATGAAAACGGTCTGGAAATTGTAACCGTCCCGACACGGAGAAACGTCCCCGACGCATTGAATCCTAAAATTAAATCACTCAACTACTTAAATAATGTGTTGGTCAAAATAGAAGCGAACCGCGCCGGGGTAGGGGAAGCGTTAATGGTGAACGCTGACGGCTATGTGGCGGAATGTTCAGGGGACAACATTTTTACAGTCAAGCGAGGCGTCGTCTACACACCTCCCACCTACTTAGGGGCTTTGGAAGGTATTACGCGCCAGGCGATCATCGATATTTGTGACCGAGTCGGCTATACGGTGAAAGAAGAGCCGTTTACTCGCCATGACGTGTACGTTTCGGACGAAGTGTTTTTAACGGGGACGGCTGCCGAGGTGATCGCAGTGGTGAACGTGGATGGCCGAACAATTGGCAGTGGAAAACCGGGTCCAGTCACGCAGCACCTCTTGTCCGAATTTCGGAAATTAGTCGAGGTCGAAGGCGTGAAGGCGTTCGAGTCGATGACCCGGTCGGTGGGTTAG